DNA sequence from the Manihot esculenta cultivar AM560-2 chromosome 11, M.esculenta_v8, whole genome shotgun sequence genome:
GTTAGTCCTTCTATTACTTAGAACTATTAATAACCAATGAATAGatgaaaatgcccttaaaaatTTACACAAATAACTTAATTAATCTATAAAAACCCTAAATCCTCAATTTTCctctctcctctctctctctcaacacAGCTCCAATGTCTCTTGTCCCTCTCTCTTTTCCCTTtatctcttctctttctctctatcGTTCTTCATATACATACACTGACACTTGATGGGATTTACACATTGtactcttctctctctttctctccttTCTATCTCAAGGAGTAAGAAGGCCCTTCCTGCTTACTgatattaattagtcttttccTCTTGGTGATATTTAatattccttttcttttttctaaatttattttattagtgaccaacattattttcttttttattgaggCTTTCTCTTAATGATTTCATGTTGTTGGTTTGTCATTGACTGCAATATGGGGATATATGTGTTGCCTAATTTTCTTGTTTTGATCAATTTATCTCAATTGTGCTGTTGAGCGTGTTTCTTTTCTGAATGTTTGCAGATCCCTAATAGTGTTGTTATGGTTTATTTTCTTTAGCTTTTCATTTTTTATGCGTGTTAATTGTGTTGTTGATAAGCAGAACTGATGGTTTTTAATCATGCAATTGAAAATCTTGCATCTTGATGAATGACTAAGGGGTATGTTTAGAAGAAAAATCTTCTCTCTCCACCTTTGATGTTAAAACTAACGGCATCAAATGGAAGAAGAAACGGCAAGGACTAATTAGTTAAACTTTTTAAATGTGAGGGATGTTTTaacgtattttttaaaattaaagatcaaGTAGTGAGTTTCTCTATACTATAGGgactaagtagtaatttttcCTTAAAAATAACCTATAGGAGGGCAATCATCTCTGCAGATATAGATCCTAGATGGGCAAAATTTATAGATAATGACACACATGAGTGAAGGAGAGAGATAGAACACATAGATATTAGCCAAGAACCATACCTGAGTAACCCTATCAACAATACAGTCATCAGCATAAGTCCCTTTGTGAATACAGGGCAGTCTCTCAAAACGTGGATCCTTAGCTATCCTATTAAAGgataaataaaacatttaacaaATACTTACTGAAAATACATAAAGTTTCACCGCGAATGATGAAGAtttttcatcaataaaattGAAGTAACTAAAGAACATGGGAAAATACCTCAGAGCTACACGGTATTTCTGACCTAACTTCTCAAGCTCTGCCATAACACAATCAGTGATGCAAGGTGTACCTTTGAATGCAAAAGGAAGAATCAGTCAATAAAAGCAGAGCAGAAAAAAGAGAACAATTGTCTCATTTTCATTCTTATAAACTATTCTGATGATCAATCTATCATTTTTTTCTGAAGGCATACAATGAAAGCACCAAAATTTTGCAACAGATATTTCAGCAATAACCACCATGGCAACATCCAGGCATCAATAGAACAAAGAAGTGAAAGAACACATTGCAAGTTGAGAATTGAAGGAAACCAGAGACCCCGAAACTCACATTTTGCATACAAACAGTCTAACATTGCCTTCTCTAAATCCAACTGCAAATAAAGGGGAAAAGTATAAAAGAAGATTTGTTAAGCATGAATGGCCACAAATAGCTCCACATTACAAAgatattcaatttcaatttttatgcaACAACCAAATGGAGATCCAATGGAGCACAACTGAAATGAGAACAACAATAACACTCACTTTATTTTGGATGGAGAAATTGATAAAGTTGGTATCTACCAAAACCCTGTATGGTGGCCCCAATGCTGTGTTGTATTTGAAGTAAAGTGCAGAAGAAACTTGGGGCCTAATTCacagtaaaatataaataaaatatttgtgtTACTTAAAAGAAAGTAAAATAACTTTTACTTCAAAAACTCCAAAAGAGAACAGAGAACCAACACAGTGACATAAAATATAAAGGCTTACACATTACGAGGGAGCTTGTCCTTGGAGAGATCTTGTTTAGCTGGATTCAGAACCTCTTCTTTGTATCTACATATACAATTAAACAACAGTATCAACAGAGAGCTAGAAATAAATAGGTGAATGCACAGAAAAAAGATAATAGTGAAAGCTCACTTTTTAATTGCTTTAGAGGTGATTATCTTCTTCATTGCTGCAAATTTTGGGCCCTTTTTTGCCCTCCCCATAGTGTAGAGTTGTGTTTGCCTTGCTGGACAAATTAATGTATTATCTCGTCCCCTATCTTTTTACTTCAGTAAAGAGAACTGACCTAAAATGAAGAAGTGGCACCACTTAGGTAAGTGACAATGACAAGGAAAACGGTGAGCCTAAACTACATCCATCTCATATCATTTCATGTTGAGCAAGTTTATATTCTAGACAGGCAGAGACAcagaattttaatatataacctGAACAGCTACCACTTTTTATAACATTATAAATGAAACataaatttaacttaaaatGTAGATAATGCCAAAAACCAATCTGTGTTTAGATATAATGCAGTAGAGTGAAACTAACCCCTACCCAATTCAAACAACGACATGCGTAGGCACTACTATAACCTCATGACAAAGATAAAACCAACCATTACTTCTTTAAACTGTGCTCAATTTGCTGGATTTTAGGAATACACAAATCTAATACATACTGATTTACACACCATACATATATTGACAGCTCTGATGTTTGAAAGTAGCGAAACTGAAGATATTTTCAGAATGGTAAGGACCAGTAACGTTTTCACTATTAACGGATGAAGAATCATCCATTACTAGTTCAAGAACAACTGAAATCTAtaaatcgaaaaaaaaaaagaccccAAGCACCAGATAAAAAAGATTTCATCCTTAAATGATAAATTGACAGCGCGGGTGTGTCCGTGATGGGTTCTAGAGCATTCATAACGTGAGAAGCAAAGAGCAGATTCAGATGCAGGGAACCAACCacaaagaaataatttttcgAGATGCAGATGTAGAAATAACATGCAAGAATAAACCCAAGAAAATAATCATGAAATTTATTCAAATCACCCGACTAATTCCTTGCAGATGCAGGGAAACCAAAGAATAGTGAACCGACTTACCTGCGAGATGAAGGAAATTTTCTTCTGGATACAACAGCAGCGGCAGTGAAAAGCGGCGTATGAGCCCCAGCAAAGAGATGGAATGAAAGCAGCGATCAGTTGTATAGCAGCGGCGGACGGGATGCAGGAAAGAATATCAAGGCGTAGATTGGAAGGAAGCAAACCTTTGGAAGTTGGGTTTGCCTTTCAGCTAAGGGACTCGCAGAGGGAGGCGTGCGCGGCAGCAGAAGGGAAGAAGTACAGGAGATTGAGGAAATAAGAGATTATTAATGTAGGTCATGTTTTTGCGTTTAAACGATGTAGTTTAGTgcgaatttatatatttatatactttATCCGTccatcaattttataattttttatttattctaaaattattatttattttttaaaattaaataatatataaataaattattataattctatttaatttttatttttttaaatatcacttaatatttaataaaatttaatgtatttaaagtaaatataattagaaaattaataaaaaaatatatttattaatatatatacaaaataaaataaaaaatttataaaatggaatgaatatattttttataaaattaaattttataaaatatataattaataaaaataaatttgaataattaaaattgaatatatCTAATAgataaaaacatatatttattTGGAAGACCGAGTTTTCGCaccttaatattatatttaaaaaattaaaagtgaaattaaataaattatttaaagacaGCAAGTAGAAGATTTTTGTTCTAACCCACGTTGTTGAAATCAACCATGTTAAATCATAGTTTAGTCTCTaaatatctattttaatttttatactttaaaaattttataatttaatcagtGATATttgaaaaatctaaaatttagtctttattattaaattttcagttaattttgtgtttattttaataaaaataaaattattttaataaaaataactaaattatttttaatatatatattttaaatttaaaacaacATATTCTctgatatttaatttataatgaaatttctataattttttaaattaattcttatattttataattatttaaaaataaaatttcaaatcaactcctgtatttataattatttataaataatcatagtattcaatataatatattttgaaataagctattttagttttataaaccttcattttttatatgaattgaTCTTTTAATATTGtagttatttataaaaaattctcataattttataaattaattttagagtattataaatatttataaataaacctttataatttaaaaatgttaaaaatttatactatatataaaagtgaaaagaaAGGAGAATATTTAGCTTTTCAATAATACCCTTAGTTCTTTTGTTTATTTGGaatagtttttaattattttattattgataattttattatttaaaatagatactaattttattatttaaattaattttataattagttaagaatatcttaaaatatatatatatataaaacatattgatattaaattttttaaataagaatataaattagatgataattttactatttaaattaattttagagtttgttaaaaaaattaaaaaaattatttaaattaataaaaatacaattaaattaattttaaaattaaaattattaaaataatatgtttaaatataaaataattattaaaataataaattcatgtttttcacatagaaattaaaatatgaagttAAATTTAGTTAGcgagaattaaaaatattaacgaaataaaaattttaaaaataaatttactattatttgatatttcaattaaattgatttttaattatatttaataataaaatataaaaagatttataaattgtaatttttaaaatttatagattagattaaattatattatttatattaaatcaattttaccattatttttaaatatatcagTCTATATTTAGTGGCGGAGCCGGGAGCTTTCCTTTGACACCGGCTGCaccgctgcggcaccttcatcctcttcaaaatatttttcggtcgccggtacggcacgtgctCCTTACCGTACCTTCTCTCCGTCCCTGCCTATATCCTATGTATtaatttttgtatataaatatgtgATTAATCAATAAAACAATCATATCTCTACGTGAATTACAAGAGattttatacaaaataaataacaaaaaaattattgtatatCGCATAATACTTTTTTTTCGAATCATCATAAtatgtaatattatattttaattagttatttttttagtagatttttttatatttttaaaagttttattatcataaattaatttattatatataaatatataaattaaaaattgattgaattaattttatatttattttgttttatttataatagtttttaattgatttatagttgataatattattttaaaattttaaaattttaaaataaatgataattttattacttaaattaattttattaataaaataaaatttcaaaataagaagtatctaaataaaattaatattaaaaaataaaagaaaataaaaaagaagattcaagtttattttgtaatattgttatattataattgagaaatatattataaatatattttataatattaaattaaaaattaatggacggtttaaattaaatttaaaaaaaaattaaaaatatgtcattttagataaatttaaattccaCCAACAAGAATGCATCATAAAAATCAACTTGAAAAAAATTGAGATAATATCTTGTAATTAAGATTTTGTAATAATGATTATCTCTTAATTACtgtgattatttttattatatattataatgacTGAtcttgctttcaaaaaaaaatgactgatcaattataatttataataaaaatttaaaaatattttaataaataaattaaaataaaataaatattaatatagctataagtaataattataataaacttattatattaagtgaaattaatttctaatgttattagttttaaatttaggagaattaaattatttatcataataaaaataatttattgactttaatataaattttaacatttaaaaattttaattataaatatataatatataaattctacATTTATCtaagtatataattaaaattaagtagataataattttattatttaaattaaattaaatttaataaaatttgaaatttgtatatatttaaatttataagtagatgataattttataatttttttttgaagtagatgataattttataattgaatttaaatttatagtgaataataaattaagtagataattattttattatttatattaataaaaaatttaaattttgagatatatataaatactaaaataatatatttaaatattaaataatattaaaaataaaaagtaatatataaattttttaaataataataattatatgtataataaatatatacctataaatataatatatttatattataccaTTAAACGTGCAAAGTATGATGATTAAGACTAGTAGAGCTAAACTAAGACAGAAATATAATTAGAAGTGAGTAttctttgatttgattttgaattaaaataaaaaattaaaattaaaattaaaattataaaaaattataattgaaatcaaatagaaaTTAGAGAataattgaatcgaaccgaattaaatcaatttaatttagttctataattaatttgatttagttggattaaaaaagtaataatcaaaattaaagatacaacatgcatactacaTTCTTTCCCCTTCTTCCCAATTTTATGACCAAATCAATtgtaaaattattcaaaattcaataattttattaacaaattctttaatttcaaaaataaagcaactaattatgattataattataaatataaaattattgcaGAGAGAGCTATGGACAATAAAATATTGATTTGTTATTAAttacaattataattataaatataaaattattacagAGAgggttatgaataatataataccaatttattataaatttaaacacAAGAGACAACCACGCAAAGACAAGATGGAGAATTTGTGATGACCATAACGACGAGACAATCCATATCACACAACAATAATATTGAGGTTCGGAGAAAAGATGAGATTAGGAGCGACATTAATTACAAGATCGAGAGTACGATCAAGGGCAATATCAATAGTGATATTCAGAGCACTAGTGGAGAGATTCGGAGCATAcagataaaaaaattcaaagcaGCAAAATACTTGAATAGCTTTGAGATGCGATGCAGTCGAGTGTGGGATGAGTTAGATGGATGGATATGTGGTGGTGTGATGATGCCTGAGATCTTTCAAGCATTTTGACAAccgaagaggaaaaaaaaaaaattaaaaaggggaGGTGATGGAATGGACTAATTTAGAAGCCTAAAATAGTGTTTGGTTggttttttacttaaaaatattttgattatttttataaaatttaatgtaaaaataattttaattttaatagtagaATCTAAAGAGCTACTGCTTGGTCCTGTATTTGATTCAACATACAAGGGCCTTTTTGTTTGGGCCTGATTTTGGATTTCAAAGTTTTGTAGCTATCTATTATATTTCATCtgaaatgaaaatatttctTATGATAAACAAAAAATGAGAGGGCAAGTCAGAAATACCCTTaactattatattatttataattaattttaaagttattacaaatttaaaattctgaACTTATAttggttttttatttaaatttaaattctattttgttATAGaattaagataaatatttttttgttttaattaaaaaaacaaatgatatataaatttattattatttaaaacttttttaatttcattggtCAGATTGTTTttctattcaatttttttaaagctTTGTCCTGTGGATGAATAACTCTCACTTCTCTGCAAGTCTTCTCCCAGTGGAAACAAAACAGATGATGAGACCCCGCATAAATCTTACATAATAAAAACAAACATTTTCTAAACATTTTGGTTTGataattatattcaaaattttaaattttatataataaaaataaatatttttaatttatcatgactatattaaaataactaaattgaATATTGAAAAGTTAGCTGTATAATATTaccatattaatatttatatttttttattaattaaaatataatgagtttatatatatatatatatatgagaaatGAGAGTACTaataagattaataaaaaaatattattaaaataaaaatattta
Encoded proteins:
- the LOC110625878 gene encoding rRNA-processing protein FCF1 homolog, producing the protein MGRAKKGPKFAAMKKIITSKAIKKYKEEVLNPAKQDLSKDKLPRNVPQVSSALYFKYNTALGPPYRVLVDTNFINFSIQNKLDLEKAMLDCLYAKCTPCITDCVMAELEKLGQKYRVALRIAKDPRFERLPCIHKGTYADDCIVDRVTQHKCYIVATCDRDLKRRIRKIPGVPIMYITQHKYSIERMPEATIGGAPRF